Below is a window of Streptomyces sp. NBC_00223 DNA.
CGTCCACGGCCTGCACCTGGAGCAGCCGGATCACGAACGCGGCCATCACCAGGGTCAGCGCGACCCCGACGAGCCGCAGCCGGGGCCGCGGGCGGCCGAGTCGTACGATCTTCGGCCCGCGCGGGGTGGGGTGCCGGTAGGGGCGCGCGTCGCGGCGCGGGGGGCCGACCCGGGGGGCGGTACGGGGACGCGCCCGGAGATCGGGCCGGGGGGCGGCGCCGCGCGGGCCGCCGGGGCGGCGGGGGCGGTCGGGGCCGGGGTCCCGGGGGGCGGTCATCAGGCGGTCCCCGGGCGGCGGGGTGACGGCTGACGGGGCGACAGGGCACGGGTCACGGGGTCACCTGCTGGGTCGGTGCGGGGGGCGGGAGCGGCGGCGGGGCCGTGGTCGGGGTGGGCATACCGGCGGACGGCGGGGTGGTGGCGAGCGGCGCCCCGGAGGTCGAGGCCGCCGGAGCCGTGGTGGTGGGCGGCGCGGATGTGGGGGGCGGCGGCGGGGCGGGCGGCGCGGTGGCCGCGGTGGCGGTGCCGCGGACCGAGCCGTCGGGGTTGAGGAAGGCCGGGTTGGCGCCCGGGACCATGCCGAGTTCGCGGGCGCGGCGCTCCAGCGGGCCGGGCGCCGAGTAGCCGTCCACCTCCTGCTGGAGGGCCTGCTGCTCGTCGGTGTAGCCGGTGGTCTGCTTCTGCAGCCTGTTCAGTTCGAACGAGTCGGAGTTGACCGCGGAGTTCAGCAGCAGCAGCGCGATCAGACCGCCCCCGAGCAGTGTCACGACCAGTACGACGAACGGGGTGCGCGCCGCGGTTGCGGGCCGCCTCACCGCACATCCTCGCGAATGCGCTCCGCACCCCGCAGCCGGGCCGGGGCGGCCCGCCGGTTCTCGGCGATCTCGTCCTCCGAGGGCAGTTCCGCGCCGCGGGTGAGCAGCTTCAGCCGGGGCTGGTACTGCTCGGGCACCACCGGCAGCCCCGGCGGCGCCGAGTGCGCGGCGCCGGCCGCGAGAACCTGCTTGACCAGGCGGTCCTCCAGCGACTGATACGCCAGGACGGCGATCCGCCCGCCGACCGCGAGCGCGGCGACGGCCGCCGGGATGGCCCGCTCCAGCCCCGCCAGCTCGGCGTTGACCTCGATCCGCAGCGCCTGGAAGGTGCGCTTGGCCGGATTGCCGCCGGTGCGCTTGGCGGCCTGCGGCAGCGCCTCGCGGATCAGCTCGACCAGCCGCGCGCTGTTGCTGAACGGCTCGCGGGCCCGCTCCTTTACCACCGCGTCCACGATCTTGCGGGCGAACTTCTCCTCGCCGTAGGCGCGCAGGATCCGGACCAGCTCGCCCGGCGGGTAGGTGTTCAGCACCTCGGCCGCGCTGATCCCGGTGGACTGGTCCATCCGCATGTCCAGGG
It encodes the following:
- the rsmH gene encoding 16S rRNA (cytosine(1402)-N(4))-methyltransferase RsmH → MTNPSPSERRPSEPRHVPVMLRRCLDLLAPALAEPGALVVDATLGLGGHSEALLRTFPAARLIAIDRDPAALKLSADRLAPFGDRATLVHARYDELPDVLDRLGVPRVQGVLFDLGVSSMQLDEAERGFAYAQDAPLDMRMDQSTGISAAEVLNTYPPGELVRILRAYGEEKFARKIVDAVVKERAREPFSNSARLVELIREALPQAAKRTGGNPAKRTFQALRIEVNAELAGLERAIPAAVAALAVGGRIAVLAYQSLEDRLVKQVLAAGAAHSAPPGLPVVPEQYQPRLKLLTRGAELPSEDEIAENRRAAPARLRGAERIREDVR